The following are encoded in a window of Gasterosteus aculeatus chromosome 5, fGasAcu3.hap1.1, whole genome shotgun sequence genomic DNA:
- the LOC120819076 gene encoding uncharacterized protein LOC120819076 isoform X1 — MSVFFVWIKSLQARRVLMNSWKMSSQLSFNVPDESVCWLHEECLPEVTFLDVTCSSPHPAGIPATPVTTGSVNSRLNSLQPPQSSSSIDLHTPAQKKTPDLLKCCLSHPKAESEAIGAKPSRQNGTTTLLETSSSDVAQENCSEFHSSELSVSCDKMVDPLESMYRPERFLDSRYFPEITLLDVTRESEPTDGAETSSMHVTQENILESSRTSSEHSGSNEVKVHTSGEDTFDTHPSNVTQDISSSSVVTVQCAASEFSTSDTQCDTSSKNVASELHGGSSTEEANNKEPLSCHEAEELTSEEAQPRPETCGSVSSALTALQSSHSSSSTNLNTTVQIPNPKNMTVDLTPSNANSPKGESEPTDPATSVSKDATETSLCINRTFPAVKATGSSDVQNSISDGNCLRISCGNTFIGNAGSGTLLLQNNTFDAKPPKQNDTITLSETSLQNTFDKSTPPGVCNATSTPKESSSKAQPPEDDGTSSSTVPNTETADTPDCMLEVSPAVEVASGDGQCETTNRSRSSLPLTNGLSDTLGLQNMETENNNENTFNLDESLDLRAAISITSTPMTTCKILSVTAERVEGKTIAAQKRLYGDGPALPAGPTPSDVPSNIVCDRKTTFAHPAAKSLLPPFRAASQPLRQKPGAAALPARFDASTSGLPMTRQRTQAVAAKNTLNAAQATGVSSSYKLRASTTGLKIPNSGLPRPQLSGIPSGIQRPAAGLRPPSARSNAASSSSSSSHANRPRGPTAAANPMTKATHSKKQPLARGETLAKKKRMDPSSTSALSSSAAEVSTCCDAVGRHKALKQPATSHQALQAKGKGHECPTCFMLKQQLKQQSEEIQRLKEELLKKS; from the exons atgtcagttttttttgtgtggattaAGTCGTTGCAGGCCCGGAGGGTCCTAATGAACAGCTGGAAAATGTCTTCTCAGCTGTCATTCAATGTCCCAGATGAAAGCGTGTGCTGGCTGCACGAGGAATGCTTGCCAGAAGTGACCTTCCTTGATGTTACATGTAGTTCACCTCATCCTGCAGGAATACCTGCTACACCTGTAACAACCGGGTCTGTGAACAGCAGGTTGAACTCGCTCCAGCCCCCCCAGTCGAGTTCCTCCATCGACTTACACACCCCTGCTCAGAAAAAGACGCCGGATCTTCTCAAATGTTGTTTGAGCCATCCGAAGGCGGAGAGTGAGGCTATCGGTGCTAAACCTTCACGACAGAATGGAACAACAACCTTGTTGGAAACGAGCTCAAGTGACGTTGCTCAAGAAAACTGTTCTGAATTCCACTCTTCTGAACTGTCAGTCTCTTGCGATAAGATGGTTGATCCCCTTGAGAGTATGTATCGTCCGGAGCGCTTTCTGGATTCCCGATACTTCCCAGAAATTACTCTGCTGGATGTCACGCGTGAATCAGAGCCCACAGACGGAGCAGAAACCTCTTCAATGCATGTCACGCAAGAGAACATTTTGGAAAGCTCTAGGACCTCGTCGGAGCACAGTGGATCAAACGAGGTAAAGGTTCACACATCGGGTGAAGACACATTTGATACGCATCCTTCCAATGTTACTCAAGACATAAGCTCCTCGAGTGTTGTGACTGTTCAGTGTGCTGCGTCGGAGTTCTCCACTTCTGACACGCAGTGCGACACCAGTTCAAAGAACGTCGCCTCGGAGCTTCATGGTGGATCGAGCACCGAGGAAGCTAACAACAAAGAGCCGCTTTCCTGCCACGAGGCCGAGGAGTTGACAAGCGAGGAGGCGCAGCCGCGCCCGGAAACGTGTGGGTCTGTGAGCAGCGCGTTAACTGCTCTCCAGTCCTCCCATTCCAGTTCTTCCACCAATTTAAACACCACTGTTCAAATACCCAACCCTAAGAATATGACAGTGGATCTTACCCCGTCTAATGCAAACAGCCCCAAAGGAGAGAGCGAGCCTACAGATCCGGCTACTTCGGTCTCTAAGGACGCCACTGAAACCTCCCTCTGTATTAATCGAACTTTCCCGGCCGTAAAGGCAACAGGTTCGTCTGATGTGCAGAACAGCATTTCTGATGGAAATTGCCTTCGAATATCCTGCGGTAATACTTTTATAGGAAACGCTGGCTCTGGGACCCTTCTTCTCCAGAACAACACCTTCGATGCTAAACCTCCCAAGCAGAACGACACAATAACTTTGTCAGAAACGAGCCTCCAGAACACTTTTGACAAGTCCACTCCTCCTGGGGTTTGTAATGCAACGAGTACCCCTAAAGAAAGCAGTTCCAAAGCCCAACCCCCCGAAGATGATGGGACATCATCGAGCACAGTCCCTAATACAGAGACGGCTGACACCCCTGACTGCATGTTGGAAGTTAGTCCAGCGGTTGAAGTGGCTTCTGGCGATGGTCAATGCGAGACTACGAACCGATCACGATCCAGTCTGCCTTTGACAAATGGGCTCTCTGACACTTTGGGCCTTCAAAACATGGAAAcggaaaacaacaatgaaaacacGTTCAATTTGGATGAATCCCTGGATTTAAGGGCAGCCATTTCGATCACTTCGACGCCGATGACCACCTGTAAGATTTTAAGCGTAACCGCCGAACGAGTGGAGGGCAAAACGATAGCGGCGCAGAAAAGGCTGTATGGGGATGGTCCCGCTTTGCCAGCTGGTCCGACGCCATCAGATGTTCCGTCAAACATCGTCTGCGACCGCAAAACGACCTTTGCCCATCCAGCGGCCAAATCCCTCCTGCCTCCTTTCAGAGCTGCGTCCCAGCCTTTGAGGCAGAAGCCAGGCGCCGCCGCCCTCCCCGCGAGGTTTGATGCGTCGACTTCAGGCCTGCCCATGACGAGGCAAAGGACCCAGGCTGTAGCAGCGAAGAACACGCTTAATGCAGCCCAG GCCACAGGAGTATCAAGCTCCTACAAATTGCGGGCTTCTACAACAG GATTGAAGATACCCAATTCAGGCTTGCCGAGACCTCAGTTGAGTGGCATACCGTCGGGCATCCAGAGACCTGCAGCAGGTCTCAGGCCGCCATCAGCTAGAAGCAACGCagcatcatcgtcatcgtcatcatcacacGCTAACAGACCCCGTGGACCGACAG CAGCTGCTAACCCAATGACGAAGGCTACACATTCAAAGAAGCAGCCCTTAGCCAGAGGTGAAACTTtagcaaagaagaaaagaatgg ATCCATCCAGCACGTCTGCGTTATCCAGCTCTGCTGCCGAGGTCTCAACGTGTTGCGATGCTGTCGGCAGACACAAGGCCCTGAAACAGCCCGCGACCAGCCATCAAGCTCTGCAAGCCAAAGGAAAAGGCCACG AATGCCCCACCTGCTTCATGCTTAAACAGCAACTCAAACAACAATCCGAAGAAATACAGAGGCTCAAAGAAG AGCTGCTGAAGAAAAGTTAG
- the LOC120819076 gene encoding uncharacterized protein LOC120819076 isoform X3, with protein sequence MSVFFVWIKSLQARRVLMNSWKMSSQLSFNVPDESVCWLHEECLPEVTFLDVTCSSPHPAGIPATPVTTGSVNSRLNSLQPPQSSSSIDLHTPAQKKTPDLLKCCLSHPKAESEAIGAKPSRQNGTTTLLETSSSDVAQENCSEFHSSELSVSCDKMVDPLESMYRPERFLDSRYFPEITLLDVTRESEPTDGAETSSMHVTQENILESSRTSSEHSGSNEVKVHTSGEDTFDTHPSNVTQDISSSSVVTVQCAASEFSTSDTQCDTSSKNVASELHGGSSTEEANNKEPLSCHEAEELTSEEAQPRPETCGSVSSALTALQSSHSSSSTNLNTTVQIPNPKNMTVDLTPSNANSPKGESEPTDPATSVSKDATETSLCINRTFPAVKATGSSDVQNSISDGNCLRISCGNTFIGNAGSGTLLLQNNTFDAKPPKQNDTITLSETSLQNTFDKSTPPGVCNATSTPKESSSKAQPPEDDGTSSSTVPNTETADTPDCMLEVSPAVEVASGDGQCETTNRSRSSLPLTNGLSDTLGLQNMETENNNENTFNLDESLDLRAAISITSTPMTTCKILSVTAERVEGKTIAAQKRLYGDGPALPAGPTPSDVPSNIVCDRKTTFAHPAAKSLLPPFRAASQPLRQKPGAAALPARFDASTSGLPMTRQRTQAVAAKNTLNAAQATGVSSSYKLRASTTGLKIPNSGLPRPQLSGIPSGIQRPAAGLRPPSARSNAASSSSSSSHANRPRGPTAAANPMTKATHSKKQPLARDPSSTSALSSSAAEVSTCCDAVGRHKALKQPATSHQALQAKGKGHECPTCFMLKQQLKQQSEEIQRLKEELLKKS encoded by the exons atgtcagttttttttgtgtggattaAGTCGTTGCAGGCCCGGAGGGTCCTAATGAACAGCTGGAAAATGTCTTCTCAGCTGTCATTCAATGTCCCAGATGAAAGCGTGTGCTGGCTGCACGAGGAATGCTTGCCAGAAGTGACCTTCCTTGATGTTACATGTAGTTCACCTCATCCTGCAGGAATACCTGCTACACCTGTAACAACCGGGTCTGTGAACAGCAGGTTGAACTCGCTCCAGCCCCCCCAGTCGAGTTCCTCCATCGACTTACACACCCCTGCTCAGAAAAAGACGCCGGATCTTCTCAAATGTTGTTTGAGCCATCCGAAGGCGGAGAGTGAGGCTATCGGTGCTAAACCTTCACGACAGAATGGAACAACAACCTTGTTGGAAACGAGCTCAAGTGACGTTGCTCAAGAAAACTGTTCTGAATTCCACTCTTCTGAACTGTCAGTCTCTTGCGATAAGATGGTTGATCCCCTTGAGAGTATGTATCGTCCGGAGCGCTTTCTGGATTCCCGATACTTCCCAGAAATTACTCTGCTGGATGTCACGCGTGAATCAGAGCCCACAGACGGAGCAGAAACCTCTTCAATGCATGTCACGCAAGAGAACATTTTGGAAAGCTCTAGGACCTCGTCGGAGCACAGTGGATCAAACGAGGTAAAGGTTCACACATCGGGTGAAGACACATTTGATACGCATCCTTCCAATGTTACTCAAGACATAAGCTCCTCGAGTGTTGTGACTGTTCAGTGTGCTGCGTCGGAGTTCTCCACTTCTGACACGCAGTGCGACACCAGTTCAAAGAACGTCGCCTCGGAGCTTCATGGTGGATCGAGCACCGAGGAAGCTAACAACAAAGAGCCGCTTTCCTGCCACGAGGCCGAGGAGTTGACAAGCGAGGAGGCGCAGCCGCGCCCGGAAACGTGTGGGTCTGTGAGCAGCGCGTTAACTGCTCTCCAGTCCTCCCATTCCAGTTCTTCCACCAATTTAAACACCACTGTTCAAATACCCAACCCTAAGAATATGACAGTGGATCTTACCCCGTCTAATGCAAACAGCCCCAAAGGAGAGAGCGAGCCTACAGATCCGGCTACTTCGGTCTCTAAGGACGCCACTGAAACCTCCCTCTGTATTAATCGAACTTTCCCGGCCGTAAAGGCAACAGGTTCGTCTGATGTGCAGAACAGCATTTCTGATGGAAATTGCCTTCGAATATCCTGCGGTAATACTTTTATAGGAAACGCTGGCTCTGGGACCCTTCTTCTCCAGAACAACACCTTCGATGCTAAACCTCCCAAGCAGAACGACACAATAACTTTGTCAGAAACGAGCCTCCAGAACACTTTTGACAAGTCCACTCCTCCTGGGGTTTGTAATGCAACGAGTACCCCTAAAGAAAGCAGTTCCAAAGCCCAACCCCCCGAAGATGATGGGACATCATCGAGCACAGTCCCTAATACAGAGACGGCTGACACCCCTGACTGCATGTTGGAAGTTAGTCCAGCGGTTGAAGTGGCTTCTGGCGATGGTCAATGCGAGACTACGAACCGATCACGATCCAGTCTGCCTTTGACAAATGGGCTCTCTGACACTTTGGGCCTTCAAAACATGGAAAcggaaaacaacaatgaaaacacGTTCAATTTGGATGAATCCCTGGATTTAAGGGCAGCCATTTCGATCACTTCGACGCCGATGACCACCTGTAAGATTTTAAGCGTAACCGCCGAACGAGTGGAGGGCAAAACGATAGCGGCGCAGAAAAGGCTGTATGGGGATGGTCCCGCTTTGCCAGCTGGTCCGACGCCATCAGATGTTCCGTCAAACATCGTCTGCGACCGCAAAACGACCTTTGCCCATCCAGCGGCCAAATCCCTCCTGCCTCCTTTCAGAGCTGCGTCCCAGCCTTTGAGGCAGAAGCCAGGCGCCGCCGCCCTCCCCGCGAGGTTTGATGCGTCGACTTCAGGCCTGCCCATGACGAGGCAAAGGACCCAGGCTGTAGCAGCGAAGAACACGCTTAATGCAGCCCAG GCCACAGGAGTATCAAGCTCCTACAAATTGCGGGCTTCTACAACAG GATTGAAGATACCCAATTCAGGCTTGCCGAGACCTCAGTTGAGTGGCATACCGTCGGGCATCCAGAGACCTGCAGCAGGTCTCAGGCCGCCATCAGCTAGAAGCAACGCagcatcatcgtcatcgtcatcatcacacGCTAACAGACCCCGTGGACCGACAG CAGCTGCTAACCCAATGACGAAGGCTACACATTCAAAGAAGCAGCCCTTAGCCAGAG ATCCATCCAGCACGTCTGCGTTATCCAGCTCTGCTGCCGAGGTCTCAACGTGTTGCGATGCTGTCGGCAGACACAAGGCCCTGAAACAGCCCGCGACCAGCCATCAAGCTCTGCAAGCCAAAGGAAAAGGCCACG AATGCCCCACCTGCTTCATGCTTAAACAGCAACTCAAACAACAATCCGAAGAAATACAGAGGCTCAAAGAAG AGCTGCTGAAGAAAAGTTAG
- the LOC120819076 gene encoding uncharacterized protein LOC120819076 isoform X2, whose amino-acid sequence MSVFFVWIKSLQARRVLMNSWKMSSQLSFNVPDESVCWLHEECLPEVTFLDVTCSSPHPAGIPATPVTTGSVNSRLNSLQPPQSSSSIDLHTPAQKKTPDLLKCCLSHPKAESEAIGAKPSRQNGTTTLLETSSSDVAQENCSEFHSSELSVSCDKMVDPLESMYRPERFLDSRYFPEITLLDVTRESEPTDGAETSSMHVTQENILESSRTSSEHSGSNEVKVHTSGEDTFDTHPSNVTQDISSSSVVTVQCAASEFSTSDTQCDTSSKNVASELHGGSSTEEANNKEPLSCHEAEELTSEEAQPRPETCGSVSSALTALQSSHSSSSTNLNTTVQIPNPKNMTVDLTPSNANSPKGESEPTDPATSVSKDATETSLCINRTFPAVKATGSSDVQNSISDGNCLRISCGNTFIGNAGSGTLLLQNNTFDAKPPKQNDTITLSETSLQNTFDKSTPPGVCNATSTPKESSSKAQPPEDDGTSSSTVPNTETADTPDCMLEVSPAVEVASGDGQCETTNRSRSSLPLTNGLSDTLGLQNMETENNNENTFNLDESLDLRAAISITSTPMTTCKILSVTAERVEGKTIAAQKRLYGDGPALPAGPTPSDVPSNIVCDRKTTFAHPAAKSLLPPFRAASQPLRQKPGAAALPARFDASTSGLPMTRQRTQAVAAKNTLNAAQATGVSSSYKLRASTTGLKIPNSGLPRPQLSGIPSGIQRPAAGLRPPSARSNAASSSSSSSHANRPRGPTAANPMTKATHSKKQPLARGETLAKKKRMDPSSTSALSSSAAEVSTCCDAVGRHKALKQPATSHQALQAKGKGHECPTCFMLKQQLKQQSEEIQRLKEELLKKS is encoded by the exons atgtcagttttttttgtgtggattaAGTCGTTGCAGGCCCGGAGGGTCCTAATGAACAGCTGGAAAATGTCTTCTCAGCTGTCATTCAATGTCCCAGATGAAAGCGTGTGCTGGCTGCACGAGGAATGCTTGCCAGAAGTGACCTTCCTTGATGTTACATGTAGTTCACCTCATCCTGCAGGAATACCTGCTACACCTGTAACAACCGGGTCTGTGAACAGCAGGTTGAACTCGCTCCAGCCCCCCCAGTCGAGTTCCTCCATCGACTTACACACCCCTGCTCAGAAAAAGACGCCGGATCTTCTCAAATGTTGTTTGAGCCATCCGAAGGCGGAGAGTGAGGCTATCGGTGCTAAACCTTCACGACAGAATGGAACAACAACCTTGTTGGAAACGAGCTCAAGTGACGTTGCTCAAGAAAACTGTTCTGAATTCCACTCTTCTGAACTGTCAGTCTCTTGCGATAAGATGGTTGATCCCCTTGAGAGTATGTATCGTCCGGAGCGCTTTCTGGATTCCCGATACTTCCCAGAAATTACTCTGCTGGATGTCACGCGTGAATCAGAGCCCACAGACGGAGCAGAAACCTCTTCAATGCATGTCACGCAAGAGAACATTTTGGAAAGCTCTAGGACCTCGTCGGAGCACAGTGGATCAAACGAGGTAAAGGTTCACACATCGGGTGAAGACACATTTGATACGCATCCTTCCAATGTTACTCAAGACATAAGCTCCTCGAGTGTTGTGACTGTTCAGTGTGCTGCGTCGGAGTTCTCCACTTCTGACACGCAGTGCGACACCAGTTCAAAGAACGTCGCCTCGGAGCTTCATGGTGGATCGAGCACCGAGGAAGCTAACAACAAAGAGCCGCTTTCCTGCCACGAGGCCGAGGAGTTGACAAGCGAGGAGGCGCAGCCGCGCCCGGAAACGTGTGGGTCTGTGAGCAGCGCGTTAACTGCTCTCCAGTCCTCCCATTCCAGTTCTTCCACCAATTTAAACACCACTGTTCAAATACCCAACCCTAAGAATATGACAGTGGATCTTACCCCGTCTAATGCAAACAGCCCCAAAGGAGAGAGCGAGCCTACAGATCCGGCTACTTCGGTCTCTAAGGACGCCACTGAAACCTCCCTCTGTATTAATCGAACTTTCCCGGCCGTAAAGGCAACAGGTTCGTCTGATGTGCAGAACAGCATTTCTGATGGAAATTGCCTTCGAATATCCTGCGGTAATACTTTTATAGGAAACGCTGGCTCTGGGACCCTTCTTCTCCAGAACAACACCTTCGATGCTAAACCTCCCAAGCAGAACGACACAATAACTTTGTCAGAAACGAGCCTCCAGAACACTTTTGACAAGTCCACTCCTCCTGGGGTTTGTAATGCAACGAGTACCCCTAAAGAAAGCAGTTCCAAAGCCCAACCCCCCGAAGATGATGGGACATCATCGAGCACAGTCCCTAATACAGAGACGGCTGACACCCCTGACTGCATGTTGGAAGTTAGTCCAGCGGTTGAAGTGGCTTCTGGCGATGGTCAATGCGAGACTACGAACCGATCACGATCCAGTCTGCCTTTGACAAATGGGCTCTCTGACACTTTGGGCCTTCAAAACATGGAAAcggaaaacaacaatgaaaacacGTTCAATTTGGATGAATCCCTGGATTTAAGGGCAGCCATTTCGATCACTTCGACGCCGATGACCACCTGTAAGATTTTAAGCGTAACCGCCGAACGAGTGGAGGGCAAAACGATAGCGGCGCAGAAAAGGCTGTATGGGGATGGTCCCGCTTTGCCAGCTGGTCCGACGCCATCAGATGTTCCGTCAAACATCGTCTGCGACCGCAAAACGACCTTTGCCCATCCAGCGGCCAAATCCCTCCTGCCTCCTTTCAGAGCTGCGTCCCAGCCTTTGAGGCAGAAGCCAGGCGCCGCCGCCCTCCCCGCGAGGTTTGATGCGTCGACTTCAGGCCTGCCCATGACGAGGCAAAGGACCCAGGCTGTAGCAGCGAAGAACACGCTTAATGCAGCCCAG GCCACAGGAGTATCAAGCTCCTACAAATTGCGGGCTTCTACAACAG GATTGAAGATACCCAATTCAGGCTTGCCGAGACCTCAGTTGAGTGGCATACCGTCGGGCATCCAGAGACCTGCAGCAGGTCTCAGGCCGCCATCAGCTAGAAGCAACGCagcatcatcgtcatcgtcatcatcacacGCTAACAGACCCCGTGGACCGACAG CTGCTAACCCAATGACGAAGGCTACACATTCAAAGAAGCAGCCCTTAGCCAGAGGTGAAACTTtagcaaagaagaaaagaatgg ATCCATCCAGCACGTCTGCGTTATCCAGCTCTGCTGCCGAGGTCTCAACGTGTTGCGATGCTGTCGGCAGACACAAGGCCCTGAAACAGCCCGCGACCAGCCATCAAGCTCTGCAAGCCAAAGGAAAAGGCCACG AATGCCCCACCTGCTTCATGCTTAAACAGCAACTCAAACAACAATCCGAAGAAATACAGAGGCTCAAAGAAG AGCTGCTGAAGAAAAGTTAG
- the LOC120819076 gene encoding uncharacterized protein LOC120819076 isoform X4, whose translation MSVFFVWIKSLQARRVLMNSWKMSSQLSFNVPDESVCWLHEECLPEVTFLDVTCSSPHPAGIPATPVTTGSVNSRLNSLQPPQSSSSIDLHTPAQKKTPDLLKCCLSHPKAESEAIGAKPSRQNGTTTLLETSSSDVAQENCSEFHSSELSVSCDKMVDPLESMYRPERFLDSRYFPEITLLDVTRESEPTDGAETSSMHVTQENILESSRTSSEHSGSNEVKVHTSGEDTFDTHPSNVTQDISSSSVVTVQCAASEFSTSDTQCDTSSKNVASELHGGSSTEEANNKEPLSCHEAEELTSEEAQPRPETCGSVSSALTALQSSHSSSSTNLNTTVQIPNPKNMTVDLTPSNANSPKGESEPTDPATSVSKDATETSLCINRTFPAVKATGSSDVQNSISDGNCLRISCGNTFIGNAGSGTLLLQNNTFDAKPPKQNDTITLSETSLQNTFDKSTPPGVCNATSTPKESSSKAQPPEDDGTSSSTVPNTETADTPDCMLEVSPAVEVASGDGQCETTNRSRSSLPLTNGLSDTLGLQNMETENNNENTFNLDESLDLRAAISITSTPMTTCKILSVTAERVEGKTIAAQKRLYGDGPALPAGPTPSDVPSNIVCDRKTTFAHPAAKSLLPPFRAASQPLRQKPGAAALPARFDASTSGLPMTRQRTQAVAAKNTLNAAQATGVSSSYKLRASTTGLKIPNSGLPRPQLSGIPSGIQRPAAGLRPPSARSNAASSSSSSSHANRPRGPTAANPMTKATHSKKQPLARDPSSTSALSSSAAEVSTCCDAVGRHKALKQPATSHQALQAKGKGHECPTCFMLKQQLKQQSEEIQRLKEELLKKS comes from the exons atgtcagttttttttgtgtggattaAGTCGTTGCAGGCCCGGAGGGTCCTAATGAACAGCTGGAAAATGTCTTCTCAGCTGTCATTCAATGTCCCAGATGAAAGCGTGTGCTGGCTGCACGAGGAATGCTTGCCAGAAGTGACCTTCCTTGATGTTACATGTAGTTCACCTCATCCTGCAGGAATACCTGCTACACCTGTAACAACCGGGTCTGTGAACAGCAGGTTGAACTCGCTCCAGCCCCCCCAGTCGAGTTCCTCCATCGACTTACACACCCCTGCTCAGAAAAAGACGCCGGATCTTCTCAAATGTTGTTTGAGCCATCCGAAGGCGGAGAGTGAGGCTATCGGTGCTAAACCTTCACGACAGAATGGAACAACAACCTTGTTGGAAACGAGCTCAAGTGACGTTGCTCAAGAAAACTGTTCTGAATTCCACTCTTCTGAACTGTCAGTCTCTTGCGATAAGATGGTTGATCCCCTTGAGAGTATGTATCGTCCGGAGCGCTTTCTGGATTCCCGATACTTCCCAGAAATTACTCTGCTGGATGTCACGCGTGAATCAGAGCCCACAGACGGAGCAGAAACCTCTTCAATGCATGTCACGCAAGAGAACATTTTGGAAAGCTCTAGGACCTCGTCGGAGCACAGTGGATCAAACGAGGTAAAGGTTCACACATCGGGTGAAGACACATTTGATACGCATCCTTCCAATGTTACTCAAGACATAAGCTCCTCGAGTGTTGTGACTGTTCAGTGTGCTGCGTCGGAGTTCTCCACTTCTGACACGCAGTGCGACACCAGTTCAAAGAACGTCGCCTCGGAGCTTCATGGTGGATCGAGCACCGAGGAAGCTAACAACAAAGAGCCGCTTTCCTGCCACGAGGCCGAGGAGTTGACAAGCGAGGAGGCGCAGCCGCGCCCGGAAACGTGTGGGTCTGTGAGCAGCGCGTTAACTGCTCTCCAGTCCTCCCATTCCAGTTCTTCCACCAATTTAAACACCACTGTTCAAATACCCAACCCTAAGAATATGACAGTGGATCTTACCCCGTCTAATGCAAACAGCCCCAAAGGAGAGAGCGAGCCTACAGATCCGGCTACTTCGGTCTCTAAGGACGCCACTGAAACCTCCCTCTGTATTAATCGAACTTTCCCGGCCGTAAAGGCAACAGGTTCGTCTGATGTGCAGAACAGCATTTCTGATGGAAATTGCCTTCGAATATCCTGCGGTAATACTTTTATAGGAAACGCTGGCTCTGGGACCCTTCTTCTCCAGAACAACACCTTCGATGCTAAACCTCCCAAGCAGAACGACACAATAACTTTGTCAGAAACGAGCCTCCAGAACACTTTTGACAAGTCCACTCCTCCTGGGGTTTGTAATGCAACGAGTACCCCTAAAGAAAGCAGTTCCAAAGCCCAACCCCCCGAAGATGATGGGACATCATCGAGCACAGTCCCTAATACAGAGACGGCTGACACCCCTGACTGCATGTTGGAAGTTAGTCCAGCGGTTGAAGTGGCTTCTGGCGATGGTCAATGCGAGACTACGAACCGATCACGATCCAGTCTGCCTTTGACAAATGGGCTCTCTGACACTTTGGGCCTTCAAAACATGGAAAcggaaaacaacaatgaaaacacGTTCAATTTGGATGAATCCCTGGATTTAAGGGCAGCCATTTCGATCACTTCGACGCCGATGACCACCTGTAAGATTTTAAGCGTAACCGCCGAACGAGTGGAGGGCAAAACGATAGCGGCGCAGAAAAGGCTGTATGGGGATGGTCCCGCTTTGCCAGCTGGTCCGACGCCATCAGATGTTCCGTCAAACATCGTCTGCGACCGCAAAACGACCTTTGCCCATCCAGCGGCCAAATCCCTCCTGCCTCCTTTCAGAGCTGCGTCCCAGCCTTTGAGGCAGAAGCCAGGCGCCGCCGCCCTCCCCGCGAGGTTTGATGCGTCGACTTCAGGCCTGCCCATGACGAGGCAAAGGACCCAGGCTGTAGCAGCGAAGAACACGCTTAATGCAGCCCAG GCCACAGGAGTATCAAGCTCCTACAAATTGCGGGCTTCTACAACAG GATTGAAGATACCCAATTCAGGCTTGCCGAGACCTCAGTTGAGTGGCATACCGTCGGGCATCCAGAGACCTGCAGCAGGTCTCAGGCCGCCATCAGCTAGAAGCAACGCagcatcatcgtcatcgtcatcatcacacGCTAACAGACCCCGTGGACCGACAG CTGCTAACCCAATGACGAAGGCTACACATTCAAAGAAGCAGCCCTTAGCCAGAG ATCCATCCAGCACGTCTGCGTTATCCAGCTCTGCTGCCGAGGTCTCAACGTGTTGCGATGCTGTCGGCAGACACAAGGCCCTGAAACAGCCCGCGACCAGCCATCAAGCTCTGCAAGCCAAAGGAAAAGGCCACG AATGCCCCACCTGCTTCATGCTTAAACAGCAACTCAAACAACAATCCGAAGAAATACAGAGGCTCAAAGAAG AGCTGCTGAAGAAAAGTTAG